The following coding sequences are from one Penaeus monodon isolate SGIC_2016 chromosome 21, NSTDA_Pmon_1, whole genome shotgun sequence window:
- the LOC119586702 gene encoding ETS homologous factor-like has translation MESYSYEDLNASFSLEEPLFGASESIDTLCETYLSNMETYSSGAKHSQKSLFEEMEAFSKMEIHEWRGEECVDWAGSVCRRQGLDQTTVDLWAFRNTSGNLLQQYSLQDFCSLVGDIYGPLFYNELQALRKRSAGCRKAHESGMSLYGGGDYSPEMGYPSDAWDLTSEDIQELDRYIRHEESWDPLVDSLQYMDLQEQFGPIKYEEQALCPEPVAMISASADAKGTSDPLKKIRPEAKKRERGPKNWEFVIRLLADPSTNPSLIRWEEQSEGTFRLVQPTTIAKMWGQRADKPNLSYDNFARGLRYHYSTGALQPVSEKQLVYRCGPKALKYYIELKRGQC, from the exons ATGGAGTCTTACAGTTACGAAGACTTAAACGCTTCCTTCAGCCTGGAGGAGCCGCTCTTCGGCGCCTCCGAGTCCATCGACACTCTGTGCGAAACCTACCTCAGCAACATGGAAACTTACTCCTCCGGTGCCAAGCATTCACAGAAAAGCCTCTTTGAGGAGATGGAAGCCTTCTCCAAGATGGAGATTCACGAATGGCGGGGCGAG GAATGCGTGGACTGGGCCGGCAGCGTGTGTCGTCGCCAGGGCCTGGACCAGACCACCGTCGACCTGTGGGCCTTCAGGAACACCTCGGGCAACCTCCTTCAGCAGTACTCCCTTCAGGACTTCTGCTCGCTCGTTGGGGACATCTATGGGCCTCTGTTTTACAACGAGCTTCAGGCACTCCGCAAACGCAGCGCAG GTTGCAGAAAGGCCCATGAGTCAGGGATGTCTCTCTACGGCGGCGGCGACTACTCCCCGGAAATGGGCTACCCGAGCGACGCGTGGGACCTCACCAGCGAAGACATCCAGGAGTTGGACCGCTACATCCGCCACGAAGAGAGCTGGGATCCTCTGGTGGACAGCCTGCAGTACATGGACCTTCAGGAGCAGTTCGGACCAATTAAGTACG AGGAGCAGGCGCTGTGTCCCGAACCCGTGGCCATGATCTCGGCAAGCGCAGACGCCAAGGGAACCAGCGACCCCCTCAAGAAAATCAGGCCGGAAGCCAAGAAGAGAG AACGCGGCCCGAAGAACTGGGAGTTCGTGATCCGCCTCCTGGCCGACCCGAGCACCAATCCCTCGCTCATCCGCTGGGAGGAGCAGAGCGAGGGCACTTTCCGTCTGGTGCAGCCCACGACCATCGCCAAGATGTGGGGCCAGCGCGCCGACAAACCCAATCTTTCTTATGATAACTTTGCTCGGGGATTGAG ATACCACTACTCGACCGGCGCCCTTCAACCGGTGTCCGAGAAGCAGCTCGTCTACCGCTGTGGACCGAAAGCTCTTAAATACTATATCGAGCTGAAGCGTGGTCAGTGCTAG